The Miscanthus floridulus cultivar M001 chromosome 17, ASM1932011v1, whole genome shotgun sequence genome has a window encoding:
- the LOC136518959 gene encoding uncharacterized protein: MPWRLASRQTEFAPTRWGSSEGGDPAVDGVVGVEARSVRCECCGMAEECTPTYIGRVRERFQGKWVCGLCAEAVKERQAREPSLTVGGAVAAHAAMCERFNSTVRLNPKLSLASSMRDIARKSSMRRSWRNSGDGGGVGVGATATPPSACGCDKLSRANSCALPYV, translated from the exons ATGCCGTGGCGTCTAGCTAGCAGACAGACGGAGTTCGCCCCCACG CGTTGGGGCTCGTCGGAGGGCGGGGACCCGGCGGTGGACGGCGTCGTCGGCGTGGAGGCGCGGAGCGTGCGGTGCGAGTGCTGCGGGATGGCGGAGGAGTGCACGCCCACGTACATCGGGCGCGTCCGGGAGCGGTTCCAGGGGAAGTGGGTGTGCGGGCTGTGCGCCGAGGCCGTCAAGGAGCGGCAGGCACGTGAGCCGTCGCTCACCGTGGGCGGCGCCGTGGCGGCGCACGCCGCCATGTGCGAGCGCTTCAACTCCACCGTCCGCCTGAACCCCAAGCTGTCCCTCGCCAGCTCCATGCGCGACATCGCGCGCAAGAGCAGCATGCGCCGGAGCTGGAGGAacagcggcgacggcggcggcgtcggcgtcggcgccaCCGCCACGCCGCCGTCCGCCTGCGGCTGCGACAAGCTCAGCCGCGCTAACAGCTGCGCGCTCCCCTACGTCTGA